A single window of Anomaloglossus baeobatrachus isolate aAnoBae1 chromosome 9, aAnoBae1.hap1, whole genome shotgun sequence DNA harbors:
- the LOC142251023 gene encoding ADP-ribosylation factor 6-like, producing MGHMLSRVFGNKEMRILMLGLDAAGKTTILYKLKLGQSVTTIPTVGFNVETVTYKNVKFNVWDVGGQDKIRPLWRHYYTGTQGLIFVVDCADRDRIDEARQELHRIINDREMRDAIILIFANKQDLVDAMKPHEIQEKLGLTRIRDRNWYVQPSCANTGEGLYEGLMWLTSNYKS from the coding sequence ATGGGACATATGCTATCCAGGGTGTTTGGGAACAAAGAGATGCGGATATTGATGTTGGGCCTAGACGCCGCCGGGAAGACAACCATCTTGTACAAGCTGAAGTTGGGCCAGTCGGTTACGACCATTCCCACGGTGGGCTTCAACGTGGAGACGGTAACCTACAAGAATGTTAAGTTCAACGTATGGGACGTTGGCGGCCAGGACAAGATCCGCCCTCTCTGGCGGCACTATTACACAGGCACGCAGGGCCTCATATTTGTGGTAGACTGTGCTGACCGAGATCGCATCGACGAGGCCAGGCAAGAACTCCACCGCATCATTAACGACCGTGAAATGAGGGATGCCATCATTCTGATTTTCGCCAATAAACAGGACCTGGTGGATGCAATGAAGCCTCACGAAATCCAGGAAAAGCTGGGACTAACCCGCATCAGGGACAGGAACTGGTACGTCCAGCCGTCTTGTGCCAACACTGGAGAGGGACTGTACGAGGGTCTCATGTGGCTAACGTCAAACTACAAATCTTAA